The proteins below come from a single Burkholderia contaminans genomic window:
- a CDS encoding helix-turn-helix domain-containing protein: MQLYEIGQAVAKRRAELDLTQAQLAKLAGLSRLTVNQLESGKVKDLGVNKLIPLLSVLGIELLALPRQPQNGLYKAVVSSNVSYKGELTERLLADALATGRIPTGYESQFSVILDEVPLPVVVKAAEEAAERSGTPLRTIWKNLAAWSKDLHLYREVWA; the protein is encoded by the coding sequence ATGCAACTCTATGAAATCGGTCAAGCCGTTGCGAAACGGCGGGCAGAACTCGACCTCACACAGGCCCAACTTGCGAAACTCGCCGGCTTGTCTCGCCTCACCGTGAACCAGCTCGAATCGGGCAAAGTCAAGGATCTCGGCGTCAACAAGCTGATTCCGCTGCTCAGCGTGCTCGGCATTGAACTCCTTGCGCTACCGCGGCAGCCGCAAAACGGTCTCTATAAGGCCGTCGTGAGTTCCAACGTCAGCTACAAGGGCGAATTGACCGAACGGCTGCTGGCCGACGCGTTGGCTACCGGACGGATTCCCACGGGCTACGAATCGCAGTTTTCCGTCATCCTCGACGAAGTGCCGCTGCCGGTGGTGGTAAAAGCCGCCGAGGAAGCCGCCGAGCGCTCAGGCACGCCCCTCCGGACCATCTGGAAGAATCTCGCCGCATGGTCGAAGGATCTTCACCTGTACCGGGAGGTATGGGCATGA